In the genome of Fervidobacterium thailandense, one region contains:
- a CDS encoding FHA domain-containing protein, whose translation MKRCLNCGMTYSDDTLKFCDCGGPLVEIYQEQNEKVGNLQWQQDDLLLSDEERFQDEQEILCELDSIDEDIYEITTSDFPDYVVGDDELDDVEEALLDDEMLAEDSNQIPELAMDHVDEVELFESEHSEPGEVFEEDVDSILREIFGMDEKVPEPLLQSTSNSTMEEQTQESSVISYEFSSVNPNLNDDADVCEDKMKQVSANNVGMVPVAPSSISRKPIVYGIKLTIYNRGSKVSEKNFWFDEILIGRSKTGVEVDVNLRDLDDERITSRKHAKIFKDEGKYFIQRLSQKAIVWVHGKFLEPGEIAQLYEGDRIILSNSIGLIVNNVQSTV comes from the coding sequence ATGAAGAGATGTTTGAACTGCGGCATGACTTATTCTGATGATACGCTCAAGTTTTGCGACTGTGGTGGGCCTTTAGTTGAAATCTACCAAGAACAAAACGAAAAGGTGGGAAATTTGCAGTGGCAACAAGACGACTTATTGCTTAGCGATGAGGAGAGATTTCAAGACGAACAAGAAATCCTCTGTGAATTAGACTCGATTGACGAAGACATTTATGAGATTACGACTTCGGATTTTCCAGACTACGTAGTCGGAGATGATGAATTGGACGACGTTGAAGAGGCGCTCTTAGATGATGAAATGTTAGCGGAAGATTCCAACCAAATTCCAGAGCTTGCCATGGACCATGTCGACGAAGTGGAACTGTTTGAGAGTGAACATTCAGAGCCTGGCGAAGTTTTTGAAGAAGATGTTGATAGCATCTTAAGAGAGATATTTGGCATGGATGAAAAGGTACCGGAGCCACTGTTGCAATCGACAAGTAACAGCACGATGGAAGAGCAAACGCAAGAGTCATCAGTTATTAGCTATGAATTTTCGAGCGTTAATCCGAACTTGAACGATGATGCTGATGTGTGTGAAGATAAAATGAAACAAGTTTCGGCTAATAACGTAGGAATGGTTCCCGTTGCACCTTCGTCGATTTCACGAAAGCCGATCGTTTACGGGATTAAGTTAACGATCTACAATCGCGGGTCGAAAGTATCGGAAAAGAACTTCTGGTTTGACGAAATACTCATAGGACGGAGCAAAACGGGTGTCGAAGTGGATGTCAACCTAAGGGACTTAGACGATGAGCGTATAACAAGCCGTAAACACGCTAAGATATTCAAAGATGAGGGTAAATACTTCATACAGCGGCTGAGTCAAAAGGCAATAGTTTGGGTGCACGGTAAGTTCCTCGAACCTGGTGAGATCGCTCAACTTTACGAAGGGGACAGGATCATCCTCAGTAATTCAATAGGCTTAATTGTCAACAACGTGCAGTCCACGGTGTAG
- a CDS encoding vWA domain-containing protein: MMGSEQKITLSYKFEKPYISSDSTTDTENYLLLELRPKVGAVSENLTVKGVDFCVVLDVSGSMREPFEGNVTKVKAAVEAAKHLYSFLTPEDTVSIVLYDSAPYVVLERAKPTKAEFENALEKAYLYGGSTNISAALRKAREILSKNTGNLKKIVFLTDGLPTDDTEQDGLREGKLIAEEKISITALGIGNDFNYKFIEELVKPSRGTTDWLKSPSEALKIFQRTFQRTKSTVITNVNLELEFSDKVRVGEYYRVVPETTYYGKPEFKGDRKVELPLDNIEYNRYYQYLFQITIPPLKTKFEGPFRVAKARLTYFVPAENRAYKIEEDLIVEFTSDKDLVTSRYSTVSDLVSRCQLNKLDTKLNEAIKANDKKAIVGILQELSARAYELNDYELANHYEKMRDDLLKKGVISNEMLIKASNSSTKVNGEGLIEEVEDISKVLNDVFGS, translated from the coding sequence ATGATGGGAAGTGAGCAGAAGATTACGCTAAGTTACAAGTTCGAGAAGCCTTACATTTCGAGTGATTCAACGACCGATACCGAAAACTACCTCCTTCTGGAACTCAGACCGAAAGTAGGTGCTGTAAGCGAGAACTTAACTGTCAAAGGTGTCGACTTCTGTGTAGTACTCGATGTCTCAGGATCGATGAGAGAACCGTTTGAAGGAAACGTTACGAAAGTGAAGGCAGCAGTGGAAGCGGCAAAGCACCTTTACAGTTTCCTAACCCCTGAAGATACCGTTAGCATTGTACTCTACGATAGTGCTCCGTACGTCGTACTCGAACGCGCGAAGCCAACAAAAGCAGAATTCGAGAACGCACTCGAGAAGGCATATTTGTACGGCGGCAGTACGAACATCTCTGCAGCTCTGAGGAAAGCTCGTGAGATACTCTCCAAGAACACGGGAAACCTCAAAAAGATTGTCTTCCTAACAGACGGACTTCCAACGGACGATACTGAACAGGACGGGCTCAGGGAAGGTAAATTGATAGCAGAAGAAAAGATAAGCATTACCGCTCTGGGAATTGGAAACGATTTCAACTACAAGTTCATCGAAGAACTCGTTAAACCATCCCGTGGAACAACGGATTGGTTAAAATCACCCTCGGAAGCTCTCAAGATTTTCCAAAGAACCTTCCAAAGGACCAAGTCAACGGTAATAACAAACGTGAACCTCGAACTGGAATTCTCAGATAAAGTAAGAGTCGGAGAGTACTACAGAGTAGTTCCTGAAACAACTTATTACGGAAAACCGGAATTCAAAGGTGACAGAAAGGTAGAACTACCGCTTGACAACATCGAGTACAACCGCTACTACCAATACCTCTTCCAGATTACGATTCCACCATTGAAAACGAAATTTGAGGGTCCATTCAGGGTGGCAAAAGCAAGACTAACATACTTTGTACCGGCTGAGAATAGGGCTTACAAAATCGAGGAAGACCTGATCGTTGAGTTCACAAGCGATAAGGATTTAGTGACGAGTAGGTACAGTACCGTAAGTGACCTGGTAAGTAGGTGTCAACTGAACAAACTTGATACTAAGCTCAACGAAGCGATAAAAGCTAACGACAAGAAAGCGATTGTCGGAATACTCCAGGAACTTAGCGCACGTGCTTACGAACTCAACGACTACGAACTGGCAAACCACTACGAAAAGATGCGTGACGACTTACTCAAGAAGGGGGTGATATCGAACGAAATGCTCATTAAGGCTTCTAACTCGTCAACTAAAGTGAACGGTGAAGGACTCATCGAAGAAGTCGAGGACATCAGTAAAGTACTTAACGACGTGTTTGGCTCGTAA
- the cmr1 gene encoding type III-B CRISPR module RAMP protein Cmr1 — translation MVQETVTCRVVTPIFSRSEELADQTDRLYEFELRPQSVRGVLHFWFRAVAPRVINICELDLSKLPSDLAKEFKDEKFKGLKYLEMLVFGSQNRKGPFGLFIQWREEDTEPIGRFGVDKKGKTVLNFSPIIGKDASYPLYGLYSTKENEKFITKFLKPGAEFKIHVFSNDSVTYEVVLSLLKLVSTISGFGAKTTKGFGEFEIVKPIFNRSQFINANNFEQLIKEVEGKIRKFIEEKDLYKALKLERTPSDLVEFPSLLPGKYEILTVPVQGQSLNEVFTKLYGMRVERNGDKTRIVRNWYRELKYRLRFVGKNKTGDAVKDLVNCINGQAKEADIGPAIVGLPIVYQNLRKAGARADRITVFPSVETTEPDVSAKRKTSVLRIIISQIQRTYQVSCLLLDSPVTQRGELEHSERNARFRLKLTLTHADLKDVLRKLNQSYHQRMRS, via the coding sequence ATGGTGCAAGAAACTGTGACTTGTAGGGTTGTGACACCCATTTTTTCACGTAGTGAAGAGCTCGCTGACCAAACGGATCGACTCTACGAGTTTGAGCTTAGACCTCAGAGTGTAAGGGGAGTTTTGCACTTTTGGTTTAGGGCTGTTGCACCAAGGGTTATAAACATTTGCGAGCTTGATCTTAGCAAGTTGCCGAGTGATTTGGCAAAGGAGTTCAAAGATGAGAAGTTCAAAGGTCTCAAGTATCTTGAGATGCTTGTTTTTGGTTCGCAGAACAGAAAAGGACCGTTTGGACTCTTCATCCAATGGAGAGAGGAAGATACGGAACCCATTGGAAGATTTGGAGTAGACAAAAAGGGGAAGACGGTACTTAACTTTTCACCTATAATTGGAAAAGATGCAAGCTATCCTCTGTACGGGCTTTACAGCACAAAAGAAAATGAAAAATTTATTACAAAGTTTTTAAAACCTGGCGCTGAGTTTAAGATTCACGTTTTTTCGAACGATAGTGTTACTTACGAAGTTGTTCTTTCTCTTTTGAAGTTGGTGAGTACGATTTCAGGATTTGGTGCTAAGACCACAAAAGGTTTTGGAGAGTTCGAGATTGTTAAACCGATTTTCAATAGATCCCAATTCATTAACGCAAACAATTTTGAGCAGCTAATCAAGGAAGTTGAGGGAAAAATAAGAAAGTTTATTGAAGAAAAGGATTTATACAAGGCTCTTAAGCTCGAACGGACTCCTTCAGATTTGGTTGAATTTCCAAGCTTGTTGCCAGGTAAATACGAAATACTAACTGTTCCGGTTCAAGGTCAATCTCTTAACGAGGTTTTTACCAAGCTGTATGGGATGAGAGTTGAGAGAAATGGAGATAAGACCAGGATAGTAAGGAACTGGTATCGAGAGTTGAAGTACAGGTTAAGGTTTGTCGGAAAAAACAAAACAGGAGATGCTGTTAAAGACTTGGTTAATTGTATAAATGGTCAAGCAAAGGAAGCAGATATTGGACCTGCAATTGTAGGTCTACCCATCGTGTATCAAAACTTGAGAAAAGCCGGGGCCAGAGCGGACAGGATAACGGTGTTCCCATCGGTCGAGACTACTGAGCCCGATGTTAGCGCGAAGAGAAAGACATCGGTGTTGAGAATTATAATCTCCCAAATTCAACGGACTTATCAGGTTTCTTGCTTGCTGCTCGATAGTCCCGTGACACAAAGAGGGGAGTTGGAACATAGCGAAAGAAACGCTCGGTTCCGTCTCAAACTTACGTTGACTCACGCTGATTTGAAAGATGTTCTAAGAAAATTAAATCAGAGTTATCACCAAAGAATGAGAAGTTGA